The Kiritimatiellia bacterium genome contains the following window.
GGAGGGCGACGGGGGGGGCGGCCGGCGGCGGTTGCCTTGAAATGCCTCGCGGCGTCGGAAGTCGGGCATGAAGTCGTCCGTGTCGCGCAACTGCTGGACATAGGCGTGCTTGAAGCCTAACTCCTCGACGCGGGCCGTGACCCGGAGATGCTCGTCGGCCGTCAGCGGCCGGGCCAGTTCCTCCTTCTCATAACAGGCCGGCACGGGCCGGAACTGGCTCATGACGGAGATCGGCAGCGAAACGCCGAATTCGGCGCGCAGCACCTCCAGCACGGCCAGGCTGTTCTCCACATGGCCGGGCAGGATCAAATGCCGCACCAGCACGCCTGTCCGGGCCGGTTCGGTACCGGTCGGATCCCACGGCAGAAGAAACCCCTTTGCTTCCACCATCCGGCGCAGCGACTCCAGCGCCAGGCGCGGGTAGTCCGCGTCCCCCATGCAGCGCCGGGCGAGGTCCGGTTCGGCGAATTTGAAGTCGGGCATGAAGATGTCCATGACCTCCGCATACTCGGCGACCAGGCCGGGTTCCTGATAGCCGGAGCAGTTGAACAGGAACGGCACGTCCACGCCGGCCGCCCGAACGCGAACGCATACTTCCCGGATGTGCGGCCAGAAGTGATCCGGCGTGACGAAATTCAGGTTGTGCACGCCGCCCGGCCCGGTCATGGACAGCGCCGCGGCGAGCAACTCGTCGGGCGTCATGTCCACGCCGCGATGCTCGATGGATATCTGGTGGTTCTGGCAGAAGAAACAACCGCTGGAGCATCCGCTGAAGAAGATCGTGCCTGAACCGCGCGTCCCGGAGAAGGACGGCTCCTCGCCATAGTGAGGCCCGTACGAGGCGACACGGCACGCCGCGGCTTCCCCGCAGCGGCCGCGCTCGCCCGCGGTGCGGTCCACGCCGCAGCGGCGCGGGCATAACCGGCAGGCGCAGTAAGGGTCCCGCCCGGCCGGGTTAAGCTTGTTTTTTCCATCCGGATCGCGCATAGAAAACACCCATGGAGGAGCGGTGAACTATACCCGTACGAAGACAGGATAAGCCATGTTTCTTTCCCGTGCCAGCGTTCCGGAAATCCTTTCCGCGGCCGCGACGCTGAAGCCGTCGGCGAACGACGCGCTCATGGTCCTGCTGGCCGAGCAAGACGCCCCGGACCTGGAGGCGGTCCGGGCCGCGTTGGCGGACCAGGGATACGTTTTTTTCGGCGGCCTGTTCCCGGCCGTCCTTGCGCATGGACGGGCCCATCCCAAGGGCGCCATCCTCGCCGCGCTGCCCGTTCTTGGATCCCCGCTGGTCTTCACGGGCCTGGACCGGGCGGACACCCCGACGCCCGAACTGGAACGCGTGCCCGAGGGTTCGCCCACGGCCATTATCCTGGCGGACGGGCAGACGCCCGGCATCTCCGAGTTCCTGGCCGGCATCTTCGGACAGATGGGGCCCTCGGCCCGATGCCTCGGCGGCGGCGCGGGGAACTCCGCCCTGGCTCGAAAGCCCTGCCTCTTCACGGCCGGCGGCGTGCTCCAAGACGCGGCGATCCTGGCCTTTGTGCGGTGCTCGGGCTCCCTCGGCGTTCAGCACGGCCTGACCCGGGTGGCCGGCCCGATCGCGGCCACCCGCACCGGTCCGGGCGGCATCGAGGAATTGAACTGGCGGCCGGCCTGTGGGGTCTCCCGGGGGATCCTGGAAAAGGATTCCGGCCTGAAAATCGCGAAGGACCATTTCTACAAGAACGGGCATTCGTGGGCCTATCCTTTCGGGCTGGTCCGCGAAGGCGCGGAGGATGTCGTACGCGAACCGCTGGCGGTGACGGAGGACGGCGGGATCCGCTGCGGCGGCGGCGTACCGGAGAACGCGGTGCTGCACGTCATGAAAGGCCAGGCGCGCGATCTCATCGCCGCGGCCCGCCAGGCCGCGCACCGCGCCGCCGCGGGCGTCCGCGGCCGGCCGCGCTACGCCATGGTCTGCGACTGCATCTCGCGCCAGTTCTTCCTGCGCAACCAGCTCGCCGACGAACTCGAGGCCGTGGCCAGCGAGATTCACCGGGAGGGCTTCCTCCTCGAGCCGGAAGGCATGCTGACCCTGGGCGAAATCGCCTCGGCCGGCGAAAGCGTTCTCGACTTCTTCAACAAAACCATCGTCGTGGGGATCCTCTCCGATGCCTGAAACGCATCCCGCCGATATCACGGGGACGATCTCCCTCCTCTACGAACTGGCGCTGTCCGCCGGACAGTCGCTGGATCTCGAGGCCAACTGCGACCGCTTCCTGCGGACCCTGCTCGCCCGCAAGAACCTGGCCTTCGGCGCGATATGGCTGAAGGCCGATGTCCTGGCCGGGCCGCGCGAGGCGGGCCGCCCTACGGGCGAATACCGCCTGGCCCATGCCAACCCGCGCTTCCGCGTGCGGGAGACCACCCTGGCGGCGGACCACCCGCTGATCCGCCGGCTGGCCGCGGAACCTTTCTTCTCCGCCGCGGCCGGCGAGGCGGGATTCGAAAGCCTGGCGACCGAAAAGGGGATCGCCGGCGGCGTCTTTGCCGTGTACGCCCTGGGGTCCGTGGGTTTTTTGAAGGTCTACTCGCTGACGCGGAAGACCGCCTTTCCGCGGGTCGAGCTGAACACCTTGAGCCAGGTGCTCGCCAAGTTCGCCGTCTCGCTGGAGGGCTGCCTCGCGCACCGCCGGCTCGCGCACGAGATCGAGGAGCGCGACCGCGCGGAGAACGAGCGGCGGCGCCTGGCCATGGTCGTGGAGCAAATGGAGGACTGCGTCATCATCACGGACGCCGCCGGCGTGTTCCGCTACGTGAACCCGGCGTTCGAGCGGGTGACCGGCTACTCGGCCGGCGAGGTCGCCGGGCTGACGCCGCGAATCCTGAAGAGCGGCCGGCATCCCCCCGCCTTCTACGAGACGCTGTGGAGCACCATCCGCGCCGGCCGGCCCTGGCACGACCGGGTGATCAACCGCCTCAAGAACGGCGACCTGGCCACCTTCGACGCGATCATTGTCCCCACGCGCGAGGACCAGGGTGGGCCCGCCGGCTTCGTGGCGGTCCTGCGCGACGTCACCCGGCTGATCGAGATCGAGCAGCAATACGCTGAAGCCCAGAAGATGGAATCCATCGGGCGGCTGGCGGGCGGCATGGCGCACGATTTCAACAACACCCTGACGGCCATCCTGGGGTTCGGATCGCTGCTCCTTGAAACCTCGGGCGAGGACGACCCTGACCGCCACGCCCTGGAGCAGATCGTGCTGGCCGGGGAGCGGGCCGCCAACCTCACGCGCCAGCTTCTGACGTTCAGCCGGCCGCCCATGGCGGAACTGCGCGTGCTCGATCTCAACGCCCTCGTGCTCAACGCCTGCCACCTGCTGCGGCGCTCGCTCGGCGAGGACGTGGAACTGGTCACCCTGCTGGACGAGCACTCCGGCAGCGTCCGCGCGGACGCCAGCCTGATCAACCAGGTCGTCACCAATCTCTCGCTCAATGCCCGCGACGCCATGCCCCGGGGCGGACGCCTGACGATCCGGACCGTGCCGGCCGAACTCGACACGGCGTTCTGCTCGGATCACCCGGGCGTCTCGCCCGGCCGCCATGTCCTATTGAGCGTACACGACACGGGCACCGGAATGACCGAGGATATCCGCCGCCGCGCCTTCGAGCCCTTCTTCACCACCAAGGGCACCGGCAAGGGCACGGGCCTCGGGCTCTCCGTGGTCTATGGGATCGTCCGGCGGCTGGGCGGCTGCATCGAGCTGGACAGCCGGCCGGAAGCCGGCACCGAGGTCCGCCTCTGGCTGCCGCGCACCGAGACCCGGGGCGACACACTGCCCGTCGAACTGGAAGAGAAGCTGGTCGGCGGAAGCGAAACGATCCTCGTGGTCGAGGACGAGGCCATGGTGCGCGACCTGGCCACCCGCCTGCTGCGGTCGCTGGGCTACAGCCTGCTGGAGGCCGGCAGCGGCGAGGAGGCCCTCTCCCTCCTGGATCACTACCGGGACCGGCTCGACCTTGTGCTTACGGACGTGGTGATGCCGCAGATGAACGGCGTCGACCTGATGCTCCGCCTGCGGCAGGTGCGGCCGGGGCTGAAGGTGGTCTACATGTCCGGGTTCGCGGACGACGCCTTCGCCGAGCGCGGCCTGGACCTCGACCCGCGGCGGCTGATCCGCAAACCGTTCACCAAGGAAACTCTCGCGCGCACGCTCCGCAAGGTGCTCGACGAGTAGTCCGACGGCGGGTAACCGGAACCGCCGCTCACGGGGCCGGCAGGCGGGCTTCCAATTCGGGTTTCAGCCGGACGGCTTCGGCGAAATGGGCCCCGGCCTCCTCCGGGCGGCCCGTCCGCTGCAGCGCCATGGCGTAGTTGAAGTGCGCCTCCGCGAAAGCCGGGTCGAGCCGCAGGACCTCTTCATACTGCGGCAAGGATTCCTCCCAGCGGCCCTCGCGGACCAGTACGTTGGCGAGATTGTTCCGGGCCTGGGCATGCCCCGGGCGAAGGGAGAGGGCCCGCTGATACATGTCCCGGGCCGCCGCCAGGTCGCCCCGCGCGGCCTGCAGCATCCCGTAGCTGTTGCAGGCGTCGGGATTCCCGGACTCCGCGCGCAGCGCCTCCCGGTAGTGACGCTCCGCCGATACCGGGTCGCCGCGCGCGGCCAGCAGCAGCCCGAGATTGACATGGGCGGAGGCCAGATCCGGCTGATGCCGGAGCGCCTCACGGTACGCCGCGATGGCTTCTTCAGCCCGACCCAGGGCCGCCAGGAGATGCGCCTTGTTGAACAGGCTTTTCACGTGACGCGGATCGAGTTCGAGCGCCCGATCGTAGCGGGCGAGGGCCTCCTCGGCGCGGCCCTGCTTCGCCAGGACATTCGCCAGGTTGAAGTGCGTGCGGTTGTTGCGCGGGTTGAGGCTCACGGCCTTCCTCAAGCATGCCTCCGCCTCGGCCTGCCGGCCCTGGGCCGATAACTCGCAGCCCAAGTTGTCGTGCGCCATCCAGCTCGAGGGGTTCTTCGCGATCGTGTCCCGCCACAGCGTCTCGATGTCGCGGTAAGCATGGGCCTGGCGCCACGTAAGCGCGGCGAGCAGGAGCACCGGGAGCGACGAGAGGGCGCGGCGGCTCCCGGCGGGCCCTCGGGCCGCCGCGCCGGCGAGCCCGGCGCCCGCCAGCGCCAGCAGGCCGACGCACGCGAGGTATTGGTAATGGTCGGCCGCGAAGGAATACTGAAAAGTGTACAGCGGGATGAAGCCGAGCAACGGGGACAGGCACGCGACGAAAAACAGGACCGCCAGCGCCGGGCCGCGGACGCCCCGGCGCCAAAGCGCTCCGAGGCCGGCGGCCAGAACCAGCAGGCCGAGAAGCCAGCCGTATTGCAGGGGATCGGCCGCGTTGATTGCCCAGCGAGGGTAGCTGAACGCCAGGTTCGCCGCCCAGAAAAGCTTCCCGGCATAGAACCAGAGCGCGCGGCCGGCGATGAGCGCGCCGTCCAGGAACGGGAAACGGACCTCCGCGTCCTTGCTGCCCTGGAGATGCTGCTCCCACCACACGGTGAAAAGGCCCATCGCCACGCCGATCAGCAGGAGCGCGGCCACCTGGAGGACGAGGGGGCGGTCCAGCTTCCGGCCTTTCCGCCAGGCGGCGATAACCAGCGCCGCCGGCAGCGTGCAGGCGGTGGTCTTCGCGAACAGGGCCAGCAGGAAGAATCCCGTCACGCCCGCCAGCCAGAAGCCGCGGCGACGCGCCGGGGCCTCCAGCGACCGGATCCAAGCCCAGAGCGCGGCCAGGTAGAACAACGTGGACAGCAGGTTCTTCTGCTCCGTGATCCAGGCGACGCTTTCCACCTGGACCGGGTGGAACGCGAAGAGCGCCGCCGCGAACCAGGCCCCGGGCACGGAGAGCAGACCGAGCACCACGCCAACCAGCAGCGCGTTGATCCAGTGCAGCGCGACACTGACAAGATGGTAGCCCAGCGTGTTCAGCCCCCACGCGGCATGCTCTGCCCGCATCAGCGTGTAGGTGAGCGGGAAATACTGCGAGGGCGAGTCCATGGAGAACCAGATCCGCCGGAGCCCGTCGGGCGCGGTGAGCAGCTCGTTGCCCGTCACGTAGACGTCGTCATCCCAGAGAAACCCGCCGCGGAGGGACGGCCCGTAGGCCAGCAGAAGCAGGCCCAGCATCAGGAAGGCCCCCAGGCCCCTGGCTATCCGGTCTCGACTCGTCCGCATGGGCAACTCAAGCCCTCCGGGTGGCCGTCGCGTTCCGCCGCCGCCGCGGCCCGTGCGCGGAGCGCGCGGGCCCCCAACCTCCCGCCCCTGCCGGACAAGCCGGCAGGGGGCGATTTCTGTGTCCACGTATTTCCAGGACAGGACACTACGGCACGGGAAAACGGGCGGTCAGCGCCACGACTTCGGCGCGGACCGCGTCCACGGTCTTCGCGTCCTCCGGCGCGGCAAGGACCCGGCGGATGAATTCCGAAATCTTCTCCATCTCGGGCTCCTTCATGCCGCGCGTGGTCACCGCCGGCGTGCCGATCCGGATGCCGGAGGTGACGAAGGGGCTCTGCTTGTCGAAGGGGATGGCGTTCTTGTTGACCGTGATGCAGGCCTTGTCGAGCGCGGTCGCGGCGTCCTTGCCGGTCACGCCGGCGGGCGTCAGGTCCACGAGCATCATGTGGTTGTCCGTGCCGCCGGAGACGATGCGCAGCCCGCGCTGCTCGAGGGCGGCGGCCAGGACCTGGGCGTTGCGGACGATCTGCTGCTGGTAGGTCTTGAAGGCGGGCTGGAGCGCCTCGTGGAAGCAGACCGCCTTGGCCGCGATCACGTGCATCAGCGGCCCGCCCTGCGTGCCGGGGAAGATCTGCCGGTCGATGTCCTGTGCGTATTTATCGCGGCACAGGATCATGCCGCCGCGCGGGCCGCGCAGGGTCTTGTGCGTGGTCGTGGTGACGAAGTCGCTGAACGGGACCGGGTTGGGGTGGCAGCCCGCGGCGACCAGGCCGGCGATGTGGGCCATGTCCACCATCAGGAACGCCCCGGCGGCGTCGGCGATCTCGCGCAGGCGCTTGAAGTCGATGATCCGCGAGTAGGCGCTCGCGCCGGCGCAGATCATCTTCGGCTTGTGCTCCTTCGCCAGCGCGGCGACCTCGTCGTAGTTGATCCGCTCGGTCTGCGGGTCCACGCCGTAGTGCACCACGCGGAAGAAGCGCCCGGAGAAATTGACCTTGTGCCCGTGGGTCAGGTGCCCGCCGCACGCGAGGCTCATGGCCAGCATCGTGTCGCCGGGCTGGAGCATGGCGAAGTAGACGGCCATGTTCGCCCCGCTGCCGCTGTGGGGCTGGACGTTCGCGTGCTCGGCGCCGAAGAGCTGCTTCGCGCGGTCGATCGCCAGGCGCTCGGCCTCGTCCACGAACTCGCAGCCGTTATACCACCGCTTGCCGGGATAGCCCTCGGCGTACTTGTTCGTCATCACCGAGCCCTGCGCCGCGCGGACGGCCGGGCTGACGTAATTTTCCGAGGCAATGAGCTCCAGGTTCTCGCGCTGCCGCCGGGCCTCCTTGCGCAGCGCGGCGTAGAGCTCCGGGTCCACCGCGTTCACCGCCACGGGATCGGACTGGAGCGCCTCGATCGCCGCCATCTTCCTCACGCGCCGCTCGTGCCGGCCGCCGTCCTCGAACCCGGCGGACAGCCACGCGTCCAGCATCGGCGCCGCGTCGGCGGGCTTCAGGAGGCTGCCGCCGAGGGCCAGGATGTTGGCGTTGTTGTGGACGCGCGCCAGGCGCGCCATCGCGGGGGTGAAGCACAGGGCCGCCCGCACCCCTGGGAACTTGTTGGCCGTGATGCTCATGCCCACGCCGGTCGCGCAGACCAGGATGCCCTGGTCCGCGGCGCCCTCGGACACCCGCCGCGCGACGGCGGCGGCGTAGTCGGGATAATCCACGGACTCCGCGCTCGCCGCGCCGACGTCCTCCACCTGGATATTCCGCTCCGCCAGGAGTTTCCTCAGGGCCTCCTTCAACTCGAAGCCCGCGTGATCCGAACCGATCGCTATCTTCATGCCCGCTCCCCCGGGGGCCGGCGCCGACGGCCGCACACCCCGCTGTTCGACCAGGTACAGAACCAAATCCGAAATCGCGCTGTCAATCTGCTCGCTGACCCGCTGGTACACCGCCACGGGCGAACCGATCGGGTCCGGGATGTCCCGCGCCCCGCCCCCCGCCCCGAACGAGGTCAGCCTCCGCACCTGGCCCGCCGCCTCCGGGAACGCGCGCTCCACGACCTGTCCGTGGGCCTCCGTCATCACCACGATCAGCGTCGCCGAGCGCGCGAGTTCCGCCGTCAGCCTCCGGCTCCGGAACGGCTTCAAGTCGAGGCCGCGCCGGGCCAGCACCTCGACGGCCTCCGCGCTCGCCGGCATCCCGTCCATCGCCGCCACGCCGGCGGACCCGACCGCCACGCCCGACGCGGTTCCAAGCCGGGCGCGCAGCAGGACCTCCGCCATCGGGCTCCGGCAGATGTTGCCGGTGCAAACGAACAAGATGTTTTCTGTTGGTTTTACACTCAATCTTCCTCGCATCACGGACGGGCGCCGGCAAGCGGCGCCCCTACGGCGGCTCCTGAACCGGGGGCTGGCCACGAACATTCAGGGCCTTCAGGGCCAGGAGGATGTCGGCGGCGCGGCGCAGCACCGGGTCGCCCCGCACGCGCTCGCGCAGCCGGCGATGCTCCTTCTCCTCCTCCAGCAAACGCGCGCCGCGGTTGGCCGGCTCCGGCTCGTACTCCTCGCCCGCGGCGCCGTCCACCGTCACGTCGGGCTCGATCGGCTTCCGTCCGTCGAGCACCTGCCCGTCCGCCATCACCAGCCGCCGCGTCGCGAGGTACAGGTGCCCGCCGCCCGGGCAGGGCACGACCTCGCGCACGGCGGGATCGCCGAGCGTGGGGTAGCCGATCAGCATCGCCCCGCGCAGGCTGTAGGCAAAAATCGCCGCGAGCGCTTCCGAGGCGCCCCCCGTCTCCCCGTCCGTCAGCACCATGACCGGGGCGTCCAGCGCGGCCCCGCCCGGCGCGCGGAACACCTCGATATCCTGGTCCCGGGCGTCGCGCAGCGTGAACAGCAGGGCGCCCTCCGGGGCGAACAGGCGCGCCGCGTCCGCGGCGGCCGCGAGGTTGGTGCCCCCCGCGCCCCGCAGGTCCACGATAATGCCGCCGTAGTTGGTTCCGTCCCACCCGCGCAGGGCGGGGATGATTTCCCTGGAGGCCCCTTCATAGAGGCCATTCAGCCGCAGGTAGCCGATCCCGCCGGGCAAATCCTCGGCGGCCGCCACGGACGGTTGCCGGAGCCGGGCCGTCGCGAGTTCCACCGACTGGGTTTCCGCGCCGCGCAGGAACTGGACCCGGATCCGGGCGTCGGCCGGACCCCGCAGCAGCGAACGCACTTCCCAATCCTTGAGACCGGCCACCGCGCCGCCGTCGATGAACTCCAGCCGGTCCCCCGGCTTGAGCCCCGCCGCCTCGGCGGGCGAGCCGGCCACGACGTCGGTCACCTTGGGCATGCCGTCCGCCGAACGGATCCGCGCGCCCGTTTCGTACAGGTAGCCTTCGAGCCGGTCCAGCAGGGCGGCGCGTTCGTCCTCGCCCAGCCAGCGGCCGCCGGGATCGGCGCTTTTCACCATGGCGGACACGGCCGCGCGGCGCGCGGCTTCGGCGTCGAGTGTCAGGCCGTAGGATTCCAGCAGGGCCGCGAGCT
Protein-coding sequences here:
- a CDS encoding radical SAM protein, whose protein sequence is MRDPDGKNKLNPAGRDPYCACRLCPRRCGVDRTAGERGRCGEAAACRVASYGPHYGEEPSFSGTRGSGTIFFSGCSSGCFFCQNHQISIEHRGVDMTPDELLAAALSMTGPGGVHNLNFVTPDHFWPHIREVCVRVRAAGVDVPFLFNCSGYQEPGLVAEYAEVMDIFMPDFKFAEPDLARRCMGDADYPRLALESLRRMVEAKGFLLPWDPTGTEPARTGVLVRHLILPGHVENSLAVLEVLRAEFGVSLPISVMSQFRPVPACYEKEELARPLTADEHLRVTARVEELGFKHAYVQQLRDTDDFMPDFRRREAFQGNRRRPPPPSPSP
- a CDS encoding FIST C-terminal domain-containing protein, producing MFLSRASVPEILSAAATLKPSANDALMVLLAEQDAPDLEAVRAALADQGYVFFGGLFPAVLAHGRAHPKGAILAALPVLGSPLVFTGLDRADTPTPELERVPEGSPTAIILADGQTPGISEFLAGIFGQMGPSARCLGGGAGNSALARKPCLFTAGGVLQDAAILAFVRCSGSLGVQHGLTRVAGPIAATRTGPGGIEELNWRPACGVSRGILEKDSGLKIAKDHFYKNGHSWAYPFGLVREGAEDVVREPLAVTEDGGIRCGGGVPENAVLHVMKGQARDLIAAARQAAHRAAAGVRGRPRYAMVCDCISRQFFLRNQLADELEAVASEIHREGFLLEPEGMLTLGEIASAGESVLDFFNKTIVVGILSDA
- a CDS encoding response regulator yields the protein MPETHPADITGTISLLYELALSAGQSLDLEANCDRFLRTLLARKNLAFGAIWLKADVLAGPREAGRPTGEYRLAHANPRFRVRETTLAADHPLIRRLAAEPFFSAAAGEAGFESLATEKGIAGGVFAVYALGSVGFLKVYSLTRKTAFPRVELNTLSQVLAKFAVSLEGCLAHRRLAHEIEERDRAENERRRLAMVVEQMEDCVIITDAAGVFRYVNPAFERVTGYSAGEVAGLTPRILKSGRHPPAFYETLWSTIRAGRPWHDRVINRLKNGDLATFDAIIVPTREDQGGPAGFVAVLRDVTRLIEIEQQYAEAQKMESIGRLAGGMAHDFNNTLTAILGFGSLLLETSGEDDPDRHALEQIVLAGERAANLTRQLLTFSRPPMAELRVLDLNALVLNACHLLRRSLGEDVELVTLLDEHSGSVRADASLINQVVTNLSLNARDAMPRGGRLTIRTVPAELDTAFCSDHPGVSPGRHVLLSVHDTGTGMTEDIRRRAFEPFFTTKGTGKGTGLGLSVVYGIVRRLGGCIELDSRPEAGTEVRLWLPRTETRGDTLPVELEEKLVGGSETILVVEDEAMVRDLATRLLRSLGYSLLEAGSGEEALSLLDHYRDRLDLVLTDVVMPQMNGVDLMLRLRQVRPGLKVVYMSGFADDAFAERGLDLDPRRLIRKPFTKETLARTLRKVLDE
- a CDS encoding tetratricopeptide repeat protein, which gives rise to MRTSRDRIARGLGAFLMLGLLLLAYGPSLRGGFLWDDDVYVTGNELLTAPDGLRRIWFSMDSPSQYFPLTYTLMRAEHAAWGLNTLGYHLVSVALHWINALLVGVVLGLLSVPGAWFAAALFAFHPVQVESVAWITEQKNLLSTLFYLAALWAWIRSLEAPARRRGFWLAGVTGFFLLALFAKTTACTLPAALVIAAWRKGRKLDRPLVLQVAALLLIGVAMGLFTVWWEQHLQGSKDAEVRFPFLDGALIAGRALWFYAGKLFWAANLAFSYPRWAINAADPLQYGWLLGLLVLAAGLGALWRRGVRGPALAVLFFVACLSPLLGFIPLYTFQYSFAADHYQYLACVGLLALAGAGLAGAAARGPAGSRRALSSLPVLLLAALTWRQAHAYRDIETLWRDTIAKNPSSWMAHDNLGCELSAQGRQAEAEACLRKAVSLNPRNNRTHFNLANVLAKQGRAEEALARYDRALELDPRHVKSLFNKAHLLAALGRAEEAIAAYREALRHQPDLASAHVNLGLLLAARGDPVSAERHYREALRAESGNPDACNSYGMLQAARGDLAAARDMYQRALSLRPGHAQARNNLANVLVREGRWEESLPQYEEVLRLDPAFAEAHFNYAMALQRTGRPEEAGAHFAEAVRLKPELEARLPAP
- the rpiB gene encoding ribose 5-phosphate isomerase B: MRGRLSVKPTENILFVCTGNICRSPMAEVLLRARLGTASGVAVGSAGVAAMDGMPASAEAVEVLARRGLDLKPFRSRRLTAELARSATLIVVMTEAHGQVVERAFPEAAGQVRRLTSFGAGGGARDIPDPIGSPVAVYQRVSEQIDSAISDLVLYLVEQRGVRPSAPAPGGAGMKIAIGSDHAGFELKEALRKLLAERNIQVEDVGAASAESVDYPDYAAAVARRVSEGAADQGILVCATGVGMSITANKFPGVRAALCFTPAMARLARVHNNANILALGGSLLKPADAAPMLDAWLSAGFEDGGRHERRVRKMAAIEALQSDPVAVNAVDPELYAALRKEARRQRENLELIASENYVSPAVRAAQGSVMTNKYAEGYPGKRWYNGCEFVDEAERLAIDRAKQLFGAEHANVQPHSGSGANMAVYFAMLQPGDTMLAMSLACGGHLTHGHKVNFSGRFFRVVHYGVDPQTERINYDEVAALAKEHKPKMICAGASAYSRIIDFKRLREIADAAGAFLMVDMAHIAGLVAAGCHPNPVPFSDFVTTTTHKTLRGPRGGMILCRDKYAQDIDRQIFPGTQGGPLMHVIAAKAVCFHEALQPAFKTYQQQIVRNAQVLAAALEQRGLRIVSGGTDNHMMLVDLTPAGVTGKDAATALDKACITVNKNAIPFDKQSPFVTSGIRIGTPAVTTRGMKEPEMEKISEFIRRVLAAPEDAKTVDAVRAEVVALTARFPVP
- a CDS encoding PDZ domain-containing protein, producing MMKLILLLTFLGLAARLPAAEEPVTNALPPESAPAAGTNAPPVSLKREAVPAVEQLAALLESYGLTLDAEAARRAAVSAMVKSADPGGRWLGEDERAALLDRLEGYLYETGARIRSADGMPKVTDVVAGSPAEAAGLKPGDRLEFIDGGAVAGLKDWEVRSLLRGPADARIRVQFLRGAETQSVELATARLRQPSVAAAEDLPGGIGYLRLNGLYEGASREIIPALRGWDGTNYGGIIVDLRGAGGTNLAAAADAARLFAPEGALLFTLRDARDQDIEVFRAPGGAALDAPVMVLTDGETGGASEALAAIFAYSLRGAMLIGYPTLGDPAVREVVPCPGGGHLYLATRRLVMADGQVLDGRKPIEPDVTVDGAAGEEYEPEPANRGARLLEEEKEHRRLRERVRGDPVLRRAADILLALKALNVRGQPPVQEPP